The proteins below come from a single Xenopus tropicalis strain Nigerian chromosome 9, UCB_Xtro_10.0, whole genome shotgun sequence genomic window:
- the cryga.7 gene encoding gamma-crystallin-3 translates to MGKITFYEDQNFQGHSYECDSDCNDMTSYFIRCNSIRVESGNWILYEHPNYKGHQYYLKRGEYPDFKQWKAFSDSVRSCHLTPQYRGPFKMRIYEREDFKGHMMEFTEDCSHVFEQFHYNNMNSCNVLDGHWIFYEEPNYQGRQFYLKPGEYRGYADWGASNSRIGSFIRV, encoded by the exons ATGGGAAAG ATCACCTTCTATGAGGACCAAAACTTCCAGGGCCACTCCTATGAGTGTGATTCAGACTGTAATGACATGACCTCTTACTTTATACGATGCAACTCTATTCGGGTTGAGAGTGGCAACTGGATACTCTATGAACATCCTAACTACAAAGGACATCAGTATTATCTGAAAAGGGGGGAGTATCCTGATTTTAAGCAATGGAAGGCATTCAGCGATTCTGTCAGGTCCTGCCACCTGACTCCACAA TATCGAGGTCCATTTAAAATGAGGATTTATGAAAGAGAAGACTTTAAAGGTCATATGATGGAATTTACAGAGGACTGTTCTCATGTATTTGAACAATTTCATTACAATAATATGAACTCCTGCAATGTGCTTGATGGTCATTGGATTTTCTACGAAGAACCAAACTACCAGGGACGACAGTTTTACTTGAAACCTGGAGAGTACAGGGGATATGCTGACTGGGGGGCTTCAAATTCAAGAATTGGATCTTTTATACGTGTTTAA